A genomic segment from Streptomyces sp. NBC_01233 encodes:
- a CDS encoding DUF6343 family protein: MRSGNEPVTARSPLRLRFWLGVWGLVWAAGGTAAFSLAGRPGWAAACGALAVIVAVDLAMIVRHIRQGPHYQPGRDVPPYDPPRGR; this comes from the coding sequence ATGCGTTCCGGGAACGAGCCGGTGACCGCGCGCAGCCCGCTGCGGCTGCGGTTCTGGCTGGGTGTCTGGGGGTTGGTCTGGGCCGCCGGCGGGACGGCCGCCTTCTCGCTGGCGGGCCGTCCCGGATGGGCGGCCGCCTGCGGGGCGCTGGCGGTCATCGTGGCCGTGGACCTGGCCATGATCGTGCGCCACATCCGGCAGGGGCCGCACTACCAGCCCGGCCGGGACGTCCCGCCGTACGACCCGCCCCGCGGCCGGTGA
- a CDS encoding DEAD/DEAH box helicase has protein sequence MLRHAAVFLPAAVPRQGRVAFWAPEGDALPEAGMPTPLTVVRPHGDGVRSRTVPAVTFSVASALPLLARAPHSPAAHPATRAWGTAATQALTLAARGRLLPGLTPEGVDAWRAGPLDAADIDHLRAVAAALPYEGYATPLPGRRPLQLPEPEALVRAFLDAVADSLPRTPAAAVAAGRPFAAREAQQVPGIQDWAAQVAAGSDTGVGISLRLDLSSFRLFDEAEGEDVRRAGAAVVQVHSLADPTLVTDAGQLWAGTAAAGFGPRARIDAVLALRRAARVWPPLLRLLDQPVPDSLALSDPELEDLLGVAASRLAAAGVLVHWPRELARTLSATAVVRSTAPGSATDGTAFFDAEHLFAFSWELALGGDRLTPGEMDALAQAHRPVVRLRDRWVRVDPELVRKARKRELGVLDPVDALATVLSGTAEIDGATVEAVPVGALAALRDRLTREQAPLPQPAALKATLRDYQARGLAWLDLMTSLGLGGCLADDMGLGKTVTLIALHLHRDRPEPTLVVCPASLLGNWQREIEKFAPGTPVRRFHGGSRSTEDLTSCAGGFVLTTYGTMRASAALLAEQSWGMVVADEAQHVKNPHSATAKALRTVPAPARVALTGTPVENNLSELWALLDWTTPGLLGPLTAFRARHARPVEHQTEEDGGNEAAVARLSALVRPFLLRRKKSDPGIAPELPPKTETDHPVSLTREQASLYQAAVDEAMAVIESSEGMERRGMIMKLLASLKQICNHPAQYLKEEQPRIGHRSGKLALLDELLDTILAEGGAVLVFTQYVTMARLIERHLSARGISHQLLHGGTPVPRREELVDRFQAGEVPVFLLSLKAAGTGLNLTRAGHVIHFDRWWNPAVEEQATDRAYRIGQTQPVQVHRIIAEGTVEDRIAEMLEAKRALADAVLGSGESALTELTDRELADLVSLRRPS, from the coding sequence CTGCTGCGCCACGCCGCCGTCTTCCTGCCCGCAGCCGTCCCCCGCCAGGGACGGGTCGCCTTCTGGGCGCCCGAGGGGGACGCCCTGCCCGAGGCGGGTATGCCGACGCCGCTCACCGTCGTGCGCCCGCACGGCGACGGCGTCCGCAGCCGGACCGTGCCCGCCGTGACCTTCTCGGTCGCCTCCGCCCTGCCCCTGCTCGCGCGGGCGCCCCACAGCCCCGCCGCGCATCCCGCCACCCGCGCCTGGGGGACCGCCGCCACGCAGGCGCTCACCCTGGCCGCCCGCGGCCGGCTGCTCCCCGGACTCACCCCCGAGGGGGTGGACGCCTGGCGCGCCGGGCCGCTCGACGCCGCCGACATCGATCACCTCCGCGCGGTCGCCGCAGCCCTGCCGTACGAGGGGTACGCGACCCCCCTGCCCGGTCGCCGTCCGCTCCAGCTGCCCGAACCGGAAGCACTGGTCCGCGCGTTCCTCGACGCCGTCGCCGACAGCCTGCCCCGCACCCCGGCCGCGGCCGTGGCCGCCGGGCGGCCGTTCGCCGCGCGGGAGGCGCAGCAGGTGCCGGGGATACAGGACTGGGCCGCGCAGGTCGCGGCCGGCTCCGACACAGGCGTCGGCATCTCGCTCAGGCTCGACCTGTCCTCCTTCCGCCTCTTCGACGAGGCCGAGGGCGAGGACGTCCGGCGCGCCGGGGCCGCCGTCGTCCAGGTGCACAGCCTCGCCGATCCGACCCTGGTCACCGATGCCGGGCAGCTGTGGGCGGGCACGGCGGCGGCCGGGTTCGGTCCCCGCGCCCGGATCGACGCCGTGCTCGCGCTGCGCCGGGCCGCGCGGGTCTGGCCGCCCCTGCTGCGGCTGCTGGACCAGCCCGTGCCCGATTCCCTCGCCCTGTCCGACCCGGAGCTCGAGGACCTGCTGGGGGTGGCCGCGAGCCGGCTGGCGGCTGCCGGCGTCCTGGTCCACTGGCCGCGCGAGCTGGCCCGTACGCTGTCGGCGACCGCCGTCGTACGGTCCACCGCGCCCGGTTCGGCAACCGACGGGACCGCCTTCTTCGACGCCGAGCACCTCTTCGCCTTCTCCTGGGAGCTGGCGCTGGGCGGCGACCGGCTCACCCCGGGGGAGATGGACGCGCTGGCCCAGGCGCACCGGCCGGTGGTCCGGCTGCGCGACCGGTGGGTGCGGGTCGATCCGGAGCTGGTGCGCAAGGCGCGCAAGCGGGAGCTGGGCGTACTGGACCCGGTCGACGCGCTGGCCACCGTACTGTCGGGGACGGCCGAGATCGACGGCGCGACGGTCGAGGCCGTGCCGGTGGGGGCACTGGCCGCCCTGCGGGACCGCCTGACGCGCGAGCAGGCCCCGCTGCCGCAGCCCGCCGCCCTCAAGGCCACCCTCCGCGACTACCAGGCCCGCGGCCTGGCCTGGCTGGACCTGATGACCTCGCTCGGTCTCGGCGGCTGCCTCGCCGACGACATGGGCCTGGGCAAGACCGTCACCCTGATCGCACTGCACCTGCACCGGGACCGGCCCGAGCCGACGCTCGTGGTGTGCCCCGCGTCCCTCCTGGGCAACTGGCAGCGGGAGATCGAGAAGTTCGCCCCCGGCACGCCCGTGCGCCGCTTCCACGGCGGCAGCCGCAGTACCGAGGACCTGACGTCCTGCGCGGGCGGGTTCGTCCTCACCACGTACGGGACGATGCGCGCCAGCGCCGCCCTGCTCGCCGAACAGAGCTGGGGCATGGTCGTCGCCGATGAGGCGCAGCACGTCAAGAACCCGCATTCGGCGACCGCGAAGGCGCTGCGCACGGTGCCGGCCCCGGCCCGGGTGGCGCTGACCGGTACCCCCGTGGAGAACAACCTCTCCGAGCTGTGGGCGCTGCTCGACTGGACCACGCCGGGGCTGCTGGGACCGCTCACCGCCTTCAGGGCCCGTCACGCCCGCCCGGTGGAGCACCAGACGGAGGAGGACGGCGGCAACGAGGCGGCGGTCGCCCGGCTGTCGGCGCTCGTCCGGCCGTTCCTGCTGCGCCGCAAGAAGTCCGACCCCGGCATCGCGCCCGAGCTGCCGCCGAAGACGGAGACGGACCATCCGGTCTCCCTCACCCGGGAGCAGGCCTCGCTCTACCAGGCGGCGGTGGACGAGGCGATGGCCGTGATCGAGTCGAGCGAGGGCATGGAACGACGCGGCATGATCATGAAGCTGCTGGCCTCGCTCAAGCAGATCTGCAACCACCCGGCGCAGTACCTCAAGGAGGAGCAGCCCAGGATCGGGCACCGCTCGGGGAAGCTCGCCCTGCTGGACGAGCTGCTGGACACGATCCTGGCCGAGGGCGGCGCGGTGCTGGTCTTCACCCAGTACGTGACGATGGCCCGCCTGATCGAACGGCACTTGTCGGCCCGGGGGATCTCCCACCAACTGCTGCACGGGGGGACTCCGGTGCCGCGCCGGGAGGAGCTCGTCGACCGTTTCCAGGCGGGCGAGGTCCCCGTCTTCCTGCTGTCCCTGAAGGCGGCGGGCACGGGTCTGAACCTCACCCGGGCCGGTCATGTCATCCACTTCGACCGCTGGTGGAACCCGGCCGTCGAGGAACAGGCCACCGACCGTGCCTACAGGATCGGCCAGACCCAGCCCGTACAGGTCCACCGGATCATCGCCGAAGGCACCGTGGAGGACCGGATCGCCGAGATGCTGGAGGCGAAGCGGGCCCTGGCCGACGCGGTCCTCGGCTCGGGCGAGTCGGCGCTGACCGAGCTGACCGACCGCGAGCTGGCCGACCTCGTCTCCCTGCGGAGGCCCTCGTGA
- a CDS encoding tetratricopeptide repeat protein, with product MSETTRPTPPSPETHVIDYRAAEQLLAARDPRGAVKLLDSVIAAHPESTAARLLRARAFFASAQLRPAELEFELVLEREPDNAFAHFALARTHERAGRPEQARKHFRLAAALDPQPEYLAAARFEDQA from the coding sequence GTGTCCGAGACCACGCGCCCCACGCCGCCCAGCCCGGAAACCCACGTCATCGACTACCGGGCCGCCGAGCAGCTGCTGGCCGCACGCGACCCGCGCGGCGCGGTCAAGCTGCTCGACTCGGTCATAGCCGCCCACCCGGAGAGCACGGCGGCCCGGCTGCTGCGGGCCCGGGCCTTCTTCGCTTCGGCCCAACTGCGCCCGGCGGAGCTGGAGTTCGAGCTGGTGCTGGAGCGGGAACCGGACAACGCCTTCGCCCACTTCGCACTGGCCCGCACCCACGAGCGCGCGGGCCGGCCCGAGCAGGCGCGCAAGCACTTCCGCCTGGCCGCCGCCCTCGACCCGCAGCCGGAGTACCTGGCGGCGGCCCGTTTCGAGGACCAGGCCTGA
- the coaE gene encoding dephospho-CoA kinase, whose amino-acid sequence MLKVGLTGGIGAGKSEVSRLLAGYGAIVVDADRIAREVVEPGTPGLAAVVAVFGESVLTAEGVLDRPKLGSIVFSDPAKLQTLNAIVHPLVGARSAELEAAAGADAIVVHDVPLLAENGLAPLYDLVVVVDAAPTTQLARLTALRGMAEEEARARMAAQATREQRLAVATLVIDNDGPLEALEPQVRKVWEELTARAADGTP is encoded by the coding sequence ATGCTGAAAGTGGGCCTGACGGGCGGAATCGGTGCCGGCAAGAGCGAGGTCTCGCGACTGCTTGCGGGGTACGGGGCGATCGTCGTCGACGCCGATCGGATCGCGCGCGAGGTCGTGGAGCCCGGTACGCCGGGGCTCGCGGCCGTCGTGGCGGTCTTCGGGGAGTCGGTGCTGACCGCCGAGGGGGTGCTGGACCGGCCGAAGCTCGGGTCCATCGTGTTCTCGGACCCGGCGAAGCTCCAGACGCTCAACGCGATCGTGCACCCGCTGGTCGGGGCCCGGTCCGCCGAGCTGGAGGCCGCCGCGGGGGCCGACGCGATCGTGGTGCACGACGTACCGCTGCTCGCGGAGAACGGCCTGGCGCCGCTCTACGACCTGGTGGTCGTGGTGGACGCGGCGCCGACGACGCAGCTGGCGCGGCTGACGGCGCTGCGCGGGATGGCCGAGGAGGAGGCGCGGGCCCGGATGGCCGCGCAGGCCACGCGGGAGCAGCGGCTCGCGGTGGCGACCCTCGTGATCGACAACGACGGGCCCCTGGAGGCGCTGGAGCCGCAGGTGCGCAAAGTGTGGGAGGAGCTCACGGCGAGGGCCGCCGACGGCACCCCCTGA
- a CDS encoding helix-turn-helix domain-containing protein has product MSEAENFARLMRELKERGGLSYGALARRLHTSTSTLHRYCNGDALPAEFAVVDRFARACGASPGEAVDLHRAWLLADARRRAGAPPGPGPGLESEAESGPESDSEPAVVVVGEPAVVAEPAGGRPWYRRRAAVVAGAGVAAGAVAVALLAAAGPEPRAPRAGAWTGTGSGPGAGTTAPGASAGASGTASAPASAPGTTTTPEPSPPAGGPGPASVPPSASPPVPAPPRAPAAPLRAAVRSHVWTAGCDHAYLSERGPGAVPAPPVEADAPAWASAQRAVHAGKQIVEVTLHGTGPGAVVLEDLQVRVSGRRTPPAWNVYEMSQGCGGALTPAVFAVNLDAPRPLARPVAGNDAGDTLPAPAFPMRVSAAEPVVLRVEAVTTGCDCDWSLDLRWSAPSGSGTLRIDDDGRPLRTSAAPGRPVYGYTTDQGRWGR; this is encoded by the coding sequence GTGAGCGAGGCCGAGAATTTCGCGCGGCTGATGCGGGAGCTGAAGGAGCGTGGGGGACTGAGCTACGGGGCCCTGGCGCGCCGCCTGCACACGAGTACGTCGACCTTGCACCGCTACTGCAACGGGGATGCGCTGCCGGCGGAGTTCGCGGTGGTGGACCGGTTCGCACGGGCCTGCGGGGCATCGCCGGGGGAGGCGGTGGACCTGCACCGGGCGTGGCTGCTGGCCGATGCGCGGCGGCGTGCGGGGGCGCCACCGGGGCCGGGTCCGGGGCTGGAGTCGGAAGCGGAGTCGGGGCCGGAGTCGGACTCGGAGCCCGCCGTCGTCGTCGTGGGGGAGCCGGCCGTCGTCGCGGAGCCTGCGGGCGGCAGGCCCTGGTACCGGAGGAGGGCGGCCGTGGTCGCCGGCGCCGGGGTGGCGGCGGGCGCGGTGGCCGTGGCCCTGCTCGCGGCGGCCGGCCCCGAGCCCCGTGCGCCGCGGGCCGGAGCCTGGACGGGGACGGGGAGCGGACCCGGGGCGGGTACGACGGCGCCCGGGGCATCCGCAGGCGCCTCCGGGACCGCGTCCGCCCCGGCGTCGGCACCAGGGACCACGACCACACCGGAGCCCTCGCCGCCGGCCGGTGGCCCGGGTCCGGCGTCCGTCCCGCCCTCCGCGTCACCGCCGGTCCCGGCCCCGCCCCGGGCTCCGGCAGCGCCCCTGAGGGCGGCAGTCCGGTCGCACGTGTGGACCGCGGGCTGCGATCACGCCTACTTGTCCGAGCGGGGTCCGGGGGCGGTGCCGGCGCCGCCCGTGGAGGCGGACGCACCCGCCTGGGCGTCGGCGCAGCGCGCCGTGCACGCCGGGAAGCAGATCGTGGAGGTCACCCTGCACGGCACGGGCCCGGGCGCCGTGGTCCTGGAGGACCTGCAGGTCCGGGTGTCGGGCCGCCGTACCCCGCCGGCCTGGAACGTCTACGAGATGTCGCAGGGCTGCGGCGGGGCACTCACCCCGGCCGTCTTCGCCGTCAATCTGGACGCGCCGCGCCCGCTGGCCCGCCCGGTCGCCGGGAACGACGCCGGGGACACGCTGCCGGCCCCCGCCTTCCCGATGCGCGTCTCGGCGGCCGAACCGGTCGTCCTGCGGGTGGAGGCGGTCACCACGGGCTGCGACTGCGACTGGTCCCTCGACCTCCGGTGGTCGGCACCGTCCGGCTCGGGCACCCTCCGCATCGACGACGACGGGCGGCCGCTGCGCACGAGCGCGGCCCCCGGCCGGCCGGTGTACGGGTACACGACGGACCAGGGTCGCTGGGGGCGGTGA
- a CDS encoding PAC2 family protein: MLDPQGLYEWDAKGLAVADLAVAQDSAGLVMLYHFEGYIDAGEAGEQIVGRLLDTLPHQVVARFDADRLVDYRARRPLLTFQRDHWTEFEEPRLEVRLVQDATGAPFLLLSGPEPDVEWERFTVAVRQIVERLGVRLSVNFHGIPMGVPHTRPVGITPHGNRTDLMPGHRSPFDEAQVPGSAESLVEFRLAQAGHDVLGVAAHVPHYVARSPYPDAALTVLEAITAATGLVLPAVAHALRTEAHRTQTEIDRQIREGDEELVSLVQGLEHQYDAAAGAETRGNMIAEPAEIPSADEIGREFERFLAEREGEN, encoded by the coding sequence GTGCTTGATCCACAGGGTTTGTACGAATGGGATGCCAAGGGCCTGGCGGTGGCCGACCTGGCGGTCGCCCAGGACTCGGCCGGGCTGGTCATGCTGTACCACTTCGAGGGGTACATCGACGCGGGTGAGGCCGGCGAGCAGATCGTCGGGCGGCTTCTGGACACCCTGCCCCACCAGGTCGTCGCCCGCTTCGACGCGGACCGGCTGGTGGACTACCGGGCACGCCGCCCGCTGCTGACCTTCCAGCGCGACCACTGGACGGAGTTCGAGGAGCCCCGGCTGGAGGTCCGGCTGGTCCAGGACGCCACCGGTGCACCCTTCCTGCTGCTCTCCGGCCCGGAGCCGGACGTGGAGTGGGAGCGCTTCACCGTCGCCGTCCGGCAGATCGTCGAGCGCCTCGGGGTCCGGCTCTCGGTCAACTTCCACGGCATCCCGATGGGCGTTCCGCACACCCGGCCCGTGGGCATCACCCCGCACGGCAACCGGACCGACCTCATGCCCGGCCACCGCAGCCCCTTCGACGAGGCGCAGGTGCCGGGCAGCGCGGAGTCCCTGGTGGAGTTCCGTCTGGCCCAGGCCGGGCACGACGTGCTGGGTGTCGCCGCGCACGTACCGCACTACGTCGCGCGCTCCCCGTACCCGGACGCCGCGCTGACGGTGCTGGAGGCGATCACGGCGGCGACCGGACTGGTCCTGCCGGCCGTGGCGCACGCGCTGCGGACCGAGGCGCACCGCACCCAGACGGAGATCGACCGGCAGATCCGGGAGGGCGACGAGGAGCTGGTCAGCCTGGTGCAGGGGCTGGAGCACCAGTACGACGCGGCCGCCGGAGCCGAGACCCGGGGCAACATGATCGCCGAGCCCGCGGAGATTCCGTCGGCGGACGAGATCGGGCGCGAGTTCGAGCGGTTCCTGGCGGAGCGCGAGGGCGAGAACTGA